In Streptomyces sp. RFCAC02, the following proteins share a genomic window:
- a CDS encoding zinc-dependent alcohol dehydrogenase family protein: MARTVRFHETGGPEVLRVEDLEAGEPGPGEVRIRVDAVGVNRAEALFRGGRYIEPVRRLPARLGNEAAGVVETVGPGVTEFTAGQAVSVVPSFSHNDYGVYAERAVVPASALLHRPDGVDALSGAAVWMPYLTAYGAMAEVTGVRPGDVVLVNAASSSVGLAAIRTANHLGATPVALTRTRAKRRRLLDEGAAEVIVTDEERVRDRVRDLTGGRGAAHVFDAVAGPGVVELAGAVADGGTLLLWGAQSGRPTPYPGFDLGMPALTMRTYTMLEVTRDADRMRRATAFITSGLRTGSLRPVIDRTFPLEDVVDAHRYLESNVQIGKILLTVAH, from the coding sequence ATGGCGAGAACAGTGCGGTTCCACGAGACCGGCGGACCCGAGGTGCTGCGGGTGGAGGACCTGGAGGCGGGTGAACCGGGGCCGGGCGAGGTCCGGATACGGGTGGACGCGGTCGGCGTCAACCGGGCCGAGGCCCTGTTCCGCGGCGGCCGGTACATCGAGCCGGTCCGGCGGCTGCCCGCGCGGCTCGGCAACGAGGCCGCGGGCGTCGTCGAGACGGTCGGCCCGGGGGTGACGGAGTTCACCGCGGGCCAGGCCGTCAGCGTCGTGCCGTCCTTCTCGCACAACGACTACGGGGTGTACGCCGAGCGGGCCGTCGTGCCGGCCTCCGCCCTCCTGCACCGGCCCGACGGCGTGGACGCGCTGTCCGGCGCGGCGGTGTGGATGCCGTACCTGACCGCCTACGGGGCGATGGCCGAGGTCACCGGGGTGCGGCCGGGCGACGTGGTCCTGGTGAACGCCGCCTCCAGCAGCGTCGGGCTCGCCGCCATCAGGACCGCGAACCACCTGGGCGCCACCCCCGTGGCCCTCACCCGCACCCGGGCCAAGCGGCGGCGGCTCCTCGACGAGGGCGCGGCCGAGGTGATCGTCACCGACGAGGAACGCGTGCGGGACCGCGTCCGGGACCTGACCGGCGGCCGGGGCGCGGCCCACGTCTTCGACGCCGTCGCCGGGCCCGGCGTGGTGGAGCTGGCCGGCGCCGTCGCCGACGGCGGGACACTGCTCCTGTGGGGCGCGCAGAGCGGCCGGCCGACGCCGTACCCCGGCTTCGACCTCGGCATGCCCGCCCTGACCATGCGGACCTACACGATGCTGGAGGTCACGCGCGACGCGGACCGCATGCGGCGCGCCACCGCGTTCATCACCTCCGGGCTTCGGACCGGGTCGCTCCGCCCGGTGATCGACAGGACGTTCCCGCTGGAGGACGTGGTGGACGCGCACCGGTACCTGGAGTCGAACGTCCAGATCGGCAAGATCCTGCTGACGGTCGCCCACTGA
- a CDS encoding helix-turn-helix transcriptional regulator has protein sequence MERTETAERSVPHPDMSEFDFQRVLEALVDPVRRGIVTQLDAAGEDIRCGGFDMPVSKSTATHHFKVLREAGLIRQYYVGTSRMNALRRAEIDEAFPGLLDALSTPRALGR, from the coding sequence ATGGAACGCACCGAGACCGCAGAACGCAGCGTGCCGCACCCCGACATGTCGGAGTTCGACTTCCAGCGGGTGCTCGAGGCCCTGGTCGACCCGGTGCGCCGCGGCATCGTGACGCAGCTCGACGCGGCCGGCGAGGACATCCGCTGCGGCGGCTTCGACATGCCGGTCAGCAAGTCCACCGCCACCCACCACTTCAAGGTGCTGCGGGAAGCCGGCCTGATCCGCCAGTACTACGTCGGCACGTCCCGGATGAACGCGCTGCGCCGCGCGGAGATCGACGAGGCGTTCCCCGGCCTGCTCGACGCCCTCAGCACGCCCCGGGCGCTGGGCCGCTGA
- a CDS encoding histidine phosphatase family protein, producing MANDPLPCPWSLARLTAVRHGESVANAAYARAEAEGTGTVLDCGDSEVPLTPLGVAQATALGGWLAGLDADERPELVVCSPYLRARRTWEIMRDEAARRGADPTPVELVDERLRDRETGIFETHSPTALRRRDPAEARRRDRLGGWFHRPPGGESLADVGVRVRDFLGALDAAAPGRRVLVVAHDAIAVLLRQAVEGLGAPPPTEEGALVPNASVSTWVGDGRRLRLAAFGDTAHLGTAADAG from the coding sequence ATGGCCAACGATCCACTGCCCTGCCCGTGGTCCCTCGCCCGGCTCACCGCCGTCCGGCACGGCGAGAGCGTCGCCAACGCCGCCTACGCCCGTGCCGAGGCGGAGGGCACCGGCACCGTCCTCGACTGCGGTGACAGCGAGGTGCCCCTCACGCCGCTCGGCGTCGCGCAGGCGACCGCGCTCGGTGGCTGGCTCGCCGGGCTCGACGCCGACGAGCGCCCCGAGCTCGTCGTGTGCTCGCCGTACCTGCGGGCACGCCGCACGTGGGAGATCATGCGGGACGAGGCGGCCCGCCGCGGCGCGGACCCCACTCCCGTCGAACTCGTCGACGAGCGCCTGCGCGACCGGGAGACGGGGATCTTCGAGACCCACTCGCCCACGGCCCTGCGCCGCCGCGACCCCGCCGAGGCGCGCCGCCGCGACCGCCTCGGCGGCTGGTTCCACCGGCCGCCGGGCGGCGAGTCGCTCGCCGATGTGGGCGTCCGCGTGCGCGACTTCCTCGGCGCCCTGGACGCCGCGGCGCCCGGCCGCAGGGTCCTCGTCGTCGCGCACGACGCGATCGCCGTCCTCCTGCGGCAGGCCGTCGAAGGGCTGGGCGCCCCGCCGCCCACGGAGGAGGGCGCGCTGGTGCCGAACGCGTCCGTCTCCACCTGGGTGGGCGACGGGCGCCGCCTGCGGCTCGCCGCGTTCGGCGACACGGCGCACCTCGGGACAGCGGCCGACGCGGGCTGA
- a CDS encoding SDR family oxidoreductase, with protein MPERQQQRPPGTTDAMNPEPDHGEHSYEGSGRLSGKTAVITGADSGIGRAVAIAFAREGADVLISYLDEDDDARETARWVEQAGRKAVLVPGDLTEPAHCREVIDRAVREFGRLDILVNNAAMQRTYHAFEDIPDEEWDRTLATNLSAMFRLCKAALPHLGAGASIINSSSVNSDTPSPTLLPYDVTKAGIANFSAALAQLLGPRGIRVNSVAPGPIWTPLIPSTMPAEKVESFGKNTPLGRPGQPAELAPVYVLLASDESSYVSAARIAVTGGRPVL; from the coding sequence ATGCCCGAGCGCCAGCAGCAGCGACCCCCCGGCACGACGGACGCGATGAACCCCGAGCCCGACCACGGGGAGCACTCGTACGAGGGGTCGGGGCGCCTGAGCGGCAAGACGGCCGTCATCACCGGTGCCGACAGCGGCATCGGCCGCGCCGTGGCCATCGCCTTCGCCCGTGAGGGCGCGGACGTGCTGATCTCCTACCTGGACGAGGACGACGACGCCCGGGAGACCGCCCGGTGGGTGGAACAGGCGGGGCGCAAGGCCGTTCTGGTGCCCGGTGACCTCACCGAGCCCGCGCACTGCCGTGAGGTGATCGACCGGGCGGTGCGGGAGTTCGGGAGACTCGACATCCTGGTGAACAACGCGGCGATGCAGCGGACGTACCACGCGTTCGAGGACATCCCCGACGAGGAGTGGGACCGCACGCTGGCGACGAACCTGTCGGCGATGTTCCGGCTGTGCAAGGCGGCGCTTCCGCACCTCGGCGCCGGCGCGTCCATCATCAACTCGTCGTCCGTCAACTCCGACACCCCCTCCCCCACGCTCCTGCCGTACGACGTGACGAAGGCCGGCATCGCGAACTTCTCCGCCGCCCTCGCCCAGCTCCTCGGCCCGCGCGGCATCCGCGTCAACAGCGTCGCCCCCGGCCCCATCTGGACGCCGCTCATCCCCTCCACCATGCCCGCGGAGAAGGTCGAGTCGTTCGGGAAGAACACGCCGCTCGGCCGTCCCGGGCAGCCCGCCGAACTGGCGCCCGTCTACGTGCTGCTGGCGTCGGACGAGTCGAGTTACGTGTCGGCGGCGCGGATCGCGGTGACCGGCGGGCGCCCGGTGCTCTGA
- a CDS encoding DUF4232 domain-containing protein: MTSRDEPHGGAHEPEPSELLDVFRLPGGPLAPPPGHFAAVRRRAAARRRRHVLAAGGAAVVCVAAAAAAVTLTRADGPAPIAGPPPATETVSHGAPSGGDDGVRPSPPAPEESAATTTEDAAPSGTGGVTASEPADASPTEPGDPQEPPRCASGVLDLSLAGSEGAAGSLYLTLALTNTGDETCTMTGFPGVSLVAGEAGPQIGAPAGRDTARGSGETVELAPGGTAWTDVRVTQAGNYPAEECDPAPAGGLRVYPPDERDALFLPDDTLTGCVSEDVPLLTVTPVYAAEQEE, encoded by the coding sequence ATGACATCACGGGATGAGCCTCACGGCGGGGCGCACGAACCCGAACCGTCGGAACTGCTCGACGTCTTCCGGCTGCCCGGCGGGCCGCTGGCACCACCGCCGGGGCACTTCGCGGCGGTACGGCGGCGGGCCGCCGCGCGACGGCGCCGGCACGTGCTGGCGGCGGGCGGCGCGGCCGTGGTCTGCGTCGCCGCCGCTGCCGCCGCCGTGACGCTGACCCGCGCCGACGGGCCGGCGCCGATCGCCGGGCCGCCCCCGGCGACGGAGACGGTGTCGCACGGTGCCCCGTCCGGCGGGGACGACGGCGTGCGCCCGTCGCCGCCGGCGCCGGAGGAATCGGCGGCCACGACGACGGAGGACGCGGCACCGTCCGGGACGGGGGGCGTGACGGCGTCGGAACCGGCGGACGCGTCACCGACGGAGCCGGGCGATCCACAGGAGCCGCCGAGGTGCGCGAGCGGGGTGCTCGACCTGTCACTCGCCGGCTCGGAAGGAGCCGCCGGTTCGCTGTACCTGACCCTCGCCCTGACGAACACCGGTGACGAGACCTGCACGATGACGGGCTTCCCCGGGGTGTCGCTGGTCGCCGGGGAGGCCGGCCCGCAGATCGGCGCGCCCGCCGGGAGGGACACGGCCCGGGGCTCCGGCGAAACCGTCGAACTGGCCCCCGGCGGCACCGCGTGGACCGACGTGCGGGTCACGCAGGCGGGCAACTACCCGGCCGAGGAGTGCGACCCGGCACCGGCGGGCGGCCTGCGGGTCTATCCGCCGGACGAGCGCGACGCGCTGTTCCTCCCCGACGACACCCTGACGGGCTGCGTCTCCGAGGACGTGCCACTGCTGACGGTGACTCCGGTGTACGCGGCGGAGCAGGAGGAGTGA
- a CDS encoding sigma-70 family RNA polymerase sigma factor codes for MRVSGEREAEVLFEGFYPRLAGWCRGLVDSDEAAHDIASEAFTRLWSRWSSVDRPESYLFTVAANLVRDHWRAQARERRATRDLGAGREHSPAADQGVAVRSLVEALPDRQRVTVLLYYYAGLPVDEIASTLRRRPGTVKSDLHQARQRLRSALRGLHDITG; via the coding sequence GTGCGGGTGAGCGGGGAGCGGGAGGCCGAAGTGTTGTTCGAGGGCTTCTATCCCCGGCTGGCCGGATGGTGCCGGGGTCTGGTGGACTCGGACGAGGCGGCGCACGACATCGCGTCGGAGGCGTTCACGCGCCTGTGGTCGCGGTGGTCGTCGGTGGACCGGCCCGAGTCCTATCTGTTCACCGTGGCGGCCAATCTGGTCAGGGACCACTGGCGCGCCCAGGCCCGTGAACGCCGTGCCACCCGCGACCTCGGCGCCGGCCGCGAGCACTCGCCGGCCGCCGACCAGGGGGTCGCCGTACGCAGCCTCGTCGAGGCGCTGCCGGACCGGCAGCGGGTCACGGTGCTGCTCTACTACTACGCCGGCCTTCCGGTGGACGAGATCGCCTCGACGCTGCGGCGCCGCCCCGGCACCGTGAAGAGCGACCTCCACCAGGCCCGGCAGCGGCTGCGGAGCGCGTTGAGGGGACTGCATGACATCACGGGATGA
- a CDS encoding tyrosine-protein phosphatase, with protein MPAQPTAPESTASAPARRGTAGRRLATAGVTGALLIGGLAYGAVPAGAATAGTDARAAATQRQQSAHAIPFTDAEVTRQDDGSFTVTWTSTAARHVTVYAGRDRDHVAHRHAVAHGSGTDSVTVRGLGPADRWWFELVPDRGESLTLADRSLHLASAPNFRDAGGYRTADGQWVRMGVIYRSGDLSRLTDADLATLRRLGIATDVDLRTEAERAASPDRLPEGTDHVVADVLAGSDVTSFPMTTEEEAAAAMAEGERTMVSGDSARAAYRTLLTTAADRRAAAVVYHCTAGKDRTGWASAAILTALGVPAETVMEDYLASNGYRAEENAAALAQVPEELRPAYRAVLDVRPEYLAAGFDEVEAAWGGFDGYLRDALGLSGRDLRDLRRALLVG; from the coding sequence ATGCCCGCGCAGCCCACCGCACCCGAGTCCACCGCCTCCGCACCGGCCCGCCGGGGGACCGCCGGCCGCCGCCTCGCCACGGCGGGGGTCACGGGTGCCCTCCTCATCGGCGGCCTCGCGTACGGCGCGGTGCCCGCCGGCGCCGCCACCGCGGGTACGGACGCGCGGGCCGCCGCGACGCAGCGGCAGCAGTCGGCGCACGCCATACCGTTCACCGACGCCGAGGTGACCCGGCAGGACGACGGGTCGTTCACCGTCACCTGGACGTCCACTGCCGCCCGCCACGTGACGGTCTACGCCGGACGCGACCGTGACCACGTCGCGCACCGCCACGCCGTCGCGCACGGCTCGGGCACGGACAGCGTCACCGTGCGGGGCCTCGGCCCGGCGGACCGCTGGTGGTTCGAACTGGTCCCGGACCGCGGCGAGTCCCTGACACTCGCCGACCGCTCCCTGCACCTCGCGTCCGCCCCCAACTTCCGTGACGCCGGCGGGTACCGCACGGCCGACGGCCAGTGGGTCCGCATGGGCGTCATCTACCGCTCCGGCGACCTCAGCCGGCTCACCGACGCCGACCTCGCGACACTGCGGCGCCTCGGCATCGCCACCGACGTCGACCTGCGCACCGAGGCGGAGCGCGCCGCGAGCCCCGACCGCCTTCCCGAGGGCACCGACCACGTCGTCGCCGACGTGCTCGCCGGCTCGGACGTGACGTCCTTCCCCATGACCACGGAGGAGGAGGCCGCCGCCGCCATGGCCGAGGGCGAGCGGACCATGGTCTCCGGTGACTCCGCCCGCGCCGCGTACCGCACCCTGCTCACGACCGCCGCCGACCGCCGCGCCGCCGCCGTCGTCTACCACTGCACGGCCGGCAAGGACCGCACCGGCTGGGCGAGCGCCGCCATCCTCACCGCCCTCGGCGTGCCGGCGGAGACGGTCATGGAGGACTACCTCGCCAGCAACGGCTACCGCGCCGAGGAGAACGCCGCCGCGCTCGCCCAGGTCCCCGAGGAGCTGCGGCCGGCCTACCGGGCGGTCCTCGACGTGCGGCCCGAGTACCTGGCGGCCGGGTTCGACGAGGTCGAGGCCGCCTGGGGCGGCTTCGACGGCTACCTGCGCGACGCCCTCGGCCTGTCCGGGCGCGACCTGCGGGACCTGCGGCGCGCCCTGCTCGTCGGCTGA
- the ssuE gene encoding NADPH-dependent FMN reductase: MPTVLSVSGSPSPTSRTARLLRHLDVRLGLQGHEVVPLDVRSLPAEALTGADARHPAIVEAAALFERVDGVVFGTPVYKAAYSGLLKSLLDLLPQYALAGKTVLPLATGGTTAHALAVDYALRPVLSAMGAAHITPGRFVLDKDVAVGADGSVTVGGAAAGPLERIVDQFSAHLHARPQRVSL, encoded by the coding sequence ATGCCGACCGTCCTGTCCGTCTCCGGCAGTCCTTCCCCCACCTCACGCACCGCCCGTCTGCTGCGCCATCTCGACGTACGGCTCGGACTGCAGGGCCACGAGGTCGTCCCGCTCGACGTACGGTCGCTCCCCGCCGAAGCGCTGACCGGTGCCGATGCGCGGCACCCCGCGATCGTGGAGGCCGCGGCGCTCTTCGAGCGCGTCGACGGTGTGGTCTTCGGGACCCCCGTGTACAAGGCCGCGTACTCGGGTCTGCTCAAGTCGCTGCTCGACCTGCTGCCGCAGTACGCCCTCGCCGGGAAGACGGTCCTGCCGCTGGCCACGGGCGGGACGACGGCGCACGCGCTGGCCGTCGACTACGCGCTGCGGCCCGTGCTGTCGGCCATGGGGGCCGCCCACATCACGCCCGGCCGGTTCGTCCTCGACAAGGACGTCGCCGTCGGTGCCGACGGGTCGGTGACGGTCGGCGGCGCGGCGGCCGGGCCGCTGGAGCGGATCGTCGACCAGTTCTCCGCGCATCTGCACGCGCGACCGCAGCGGGTGTCGCTGTGA
- a CDS encoding MFS transporter, translating to MTTAVGDKVATRARAAVGVLFFTNGFLFANVVPRYPEIKADLGLSNAALGTAIAAMPLGALLIGLLASPLIRRFGSARTAVVAEAVMGANVLLIGTAPGFPALCGAMFAAGSLDAITDVAMNAHGMRVQRRYGRSILNAFHGVWSVGAVVGGFAGAGAAQAGVPLTAHLTVAGVLGAAAAVVSYRFLLPGAEDTERDPSAAGDTPGAAGSGVRRLAPLLPVLGLLGLLGAAAAAVEDSGASWGSLYLRDELAASAFAGGLAFAALQGAQTVGRLLGDHVVRRLGDRSTARLGGALVLAGMGAALAWPSVPGTVAGFACAGLGIATVIPATFHAADELPGLTPGAGITVVAFLLRVGFLVSPPLVGLVADAVSIRAGLLVVPLAGAVILLTSATLAAGGPGDGAKH from the coding sequence ATGACGACCGCGGTCGGCGACAAGGTGGCGACCCGTGCTCGGGCCGCCGTCGGAGTCCTGTTCTTCACGAACGGCTTCCTGTTCGCCAACGTCGTCCCCCGCTACCCGGAGATCAAGGCGGACCTCGGCCTGTCGAACGCCGCGCTCGGCACGGCGATCGCCGCGATGCCGCTGGGCGCGCTCCTCATCGGCCTGCTGGCGAGCCCGCTGATCCGGCGCTTCGGCTCCGCGCGCACGGCTGTGGTGGCCGAAGCCGTGATGGGCGCGAACGTGCTGCTGATCGGCACGGCGCCCGGATTCCCCGCGCTGTGCGGGGCGATGTTCGCGGCGGGCAGCCTGGACGCGATCACGGACGTGGCGATGAACGCGCACGGCATGCGCGTCCAGCGGCGTTACGGCCGGTCGATCCTCAACGCGTTCCACGGCGTGTGGAGCGTCGGCGCGGTCGTCGGCGGCTTCGCGGGCGCGGGCGCGGCGCAGGCGGGCGTCCCGCTGACGGCGCATCTGACGGTGGCCGGGGTGCTGGGCGCCGCCGCGGCGGTGGTGTCGTACCGGTTCCTGCTGCCGGGCGCGGAGGACACCGAACGGGACCCGTCCGCCGCCGGCGACACCCCCGGCGCGGCCGGCTCGGGAGTGCGGCGGCTCGCCCCGCTGCTGCCGGTCCTCGGTCTGCTCGGCCTGCTCGGCGCGGCGGCGGCCGCCGTCGAGGACTCGGGCGCCTCCTGGGGATCGCTGTACCTGCGGGACGAGCTGGCGGCGAGCGCGTTCGCCGGCGGACTGGCGTTCGCCGCGCTGCAGGGGGCGCAGACGGTGGGCCGGCTGCTGGGCGACCACGTGGTGCGGCGACTCGGCGACCGGAGCACGGCCCGGCTCGGCGGCGCGCTGGTCCTGGCCGGCATGGGCGCGGCGCTGGCGTGGCCGTCGGTGCCGGGGACGGTGGCCGGTTTCGCCTGCGCCGGCCTCGGGATCGCGACCGTGATCCCGGCGACGTTCCACGCGGCGGACGAACTGCCGGGCCTGACGCCGGGCGCGGGCATCACGGTGGTGGCGTTCCTGCTGCGGGTCGGCTTCCTCGTCTCGCCGCCCCTGGTCGGCCTGGTGGCGGACGCGGTGTCGATCCGCGCGGGACTGCTCGTCGTCCCGCTCGCCGGCGCGGTCATCCTGCTGACGTCCGCCACACTGGCGGCCGGCGGCCCCGGGGACGGCGCGAAGCACTGA
- a CDS encoding FCD domain-containing protein: MASYSRRGVHGQVVHRLGLGIVDGTWAEGDTLDVKALGEEFDVSLTVLREAMKVLAGKGLIDARQKRGTFVRARSAWNLLDPDLIRWRMAAGDSGRLLRDLAEVRAVIEPAAARRAALRRGEADLAALEDALAAMERAGDDSAAAAEADAAFHGALLAATGNELLGHLELLLRPGLRERDRLVHAHLTGADPVPSHRAVVDAVRAGDAAGAQAAMLDLLAQASDDLDRVAPSLAGDDRPS, encoded by the coding sequence ATGGCGTCCTACTCGCGCCGGGGCGTGCACGGCCAGGTCGTGCACCGTCTGGGTCTCGGCATCGTCGACGGCACCTGGGCCGAGGGCGACACCCTGGATGTGAAGGCGCTCGGCGAGGAGTTCGACGTCAGCCTGACCGTGCTGCGCGAGGCCATGAAGGTGCTCGCCGGCAAGGGGCTGATCGACGCGCGGCAGAAGCGCGGCACCTTCGTCCGCGCCCGGTCGGCGTGGAACCTGCTCGACCCCGACCTGATCCGCTGGCGCATGGCCGCCGGCGACTCGGGCCGGCTGCTGCGGGACCTGGCGGAGGTGCGCGCCGTCATCGAACCGGCCGCCGCGCGGCGGGCCGCGCTCCGCCGCGGCGAGGCGGATCTCGCGGCGCTGGAGGACGCGCTCGCGGCCATGGAACGCGCGGGCGACGACTCGGCAGCGGCGGCGGAGGCGGACGCCGCGTTCCACGGCGCGCTGCTCGCCGCCACCGGCAACGAGTTGCTCGGCCACCTGGAACTGCTCCTGCGGCCGGGCCTGCGCGAGCGGGACCGCCTCGTGCACGCGCATCTCACGGGTGCCGACCCGGTGCCGTCGCACCGTGCCGTGGTGGACGCGGTGCGCGCCGGGGACGCGGCGGGCGCGCAGGCGGCGATGCTCGACCTTCTGGCGCAGGCGTCGGACGACCTCGACCGGGTGGCGCCCTCGCTCGCCGGCGACGACCGGCCGTCCTGA
- a CDS encoding beta-galactosidase, with amino-acid sequence MPSARVHPPVPPSAGHPATGGPGGITADSRSILRDGRRWLPVMGEFHFSRYPAHAWREELLAMRAGGLDTVATYLFWNQHEERRGRIRFDGDLDIRRFVRLCGETGLAAVVRIGPWAHGECRNGGFPDWLADEDCVPRTDDPAYLALVRPYFAAIARELRGLSHHDGGPVVGVQVENELYDQPGHIATLRRIAEEAGLRVPLWTATAWGAADLPEDAVLPLYGGYPEAFWEDAGDGWARGMRRHYFFTPIRDDHAIGADLRPEPPAGGGRRPDDRRHPYATCELGGGMAIAYHRRPLVPAADVSALALSKLGSGSVWQGYYLYHGVSQRRATELPNQESHVTGYPNDLPAVTYDFQAPLGEWGQARPSYHALRAQHLFLEDCGTDLAGMPLTLPDELPPGLDDRAVLRWSVRSDGERAFLFVNNHQPHEPLPDHHGVRFTVEFPGRAVTLPAVPVTVPSGAHFVWPVGHDLGRGLTLTWAAAQPVTRLDAHGTPLTVLAATAGITPQLALPPGTAVTAPADTAHTEETPDATLVTVTRPGSHALLTLAAPDGGTVAVLVLDAGQAAAVHRVRCAGADRVALCPDLLLTDPVSGDLVVRTEAGRTTVALYPAPASLTGPGCEPGTQDGVFFRWTLTGRAGTRAARVECVSPDARPAPARTGGPAGRASAPDDAAFEHAAVFRVTPPAGVLDGAGDADDTAEVLLRVALTGDAARAYVDGELVADHFWYGPAWEIGLRRHAAAVRAHGVEIRVLPLAAGSAVHVDPSARAGLAAARTTARVHGATCVPLHRFTLHAS; translated from the coding sequence ATGCCGTCCGCCCGTGTCCACCCTCCCGTGCCGCCGTCGGCGGGCCATCCGGCCACCGGGGGACCGGGCGGCATCACCGCCGACAGCCGCAGCATCCTGAGGGACGGCCGGCGCTGGCTGCCGGTGATGGGGGAGTTCCACTTCAGCCGCTACCCGGCGCACGCCTGGCGCGAGGAACTGCTCGCAATGCGCGCGGGCGGTCTCGACACGGTCGCGACGTACCTGTTCTGGAACCAGCACGAGGAGCGCCGGGGCCGGATCCGTTTCGACGGGGACCTCGACATCCGCCGGTTCGTCCGGCTGTGCGGGGAGACGGGGCTCGCCGCCGTGGTGCGCATCGGCCCGTGGGCGCACGGCGAGTGCCGCAACGGCGGCTTCCCCGACTGGCTGGCCGACGAGGACTGCGTGCCCCGCACCGACGACCCCGCGTATCTCGCGCTCGTCCGCCCGTACTTCGCCGCCATCGCCCGCGAGCTGCGCGGCCTCTCCCACCACGACGGCGGCCCCGTCGTCGGCGTGCAGGTGGAGAACGAGCTGTACGACCAGCCGGGGCACATCGCGACACTGCGCCGCATCGCCGAGGAGGCGGGGCTGCGCGTCCCGCTGTGGACGGCGACCGCCTGGGGCGCGGCCGACCTGCCCGAGGACGCGGTGCTGCCGCTGTACGGCGGCTACCCCGAGGCGTTCTGGGAGGACGCGGGCGACGGCTGGGCGCGCGGGATGCGCCGCCACTACTTCTTCACGCCCATCCGCGACGACCACGCGATCGGCGCCGACCTGCGCCCGGAGCCGCCGGCCGGGGGCGGCCGCCGCCCCGACGACCGCCGTCACCCGTACGCCACCTGCGAACTCGGCGGTGGCATGGCCATCGCCTACCACCGCCGCCCCCTCGTCCCGGCGGCCGACGTGTCGGCCCTCGCGCTCAGCAAGCTCGGCAGCGGCTCCGTCTGGCAGGGCTACTACCTGTACCACGGCGTCTCCCAGCGCCGCGCGACCGAGCTGCCGAACCAGGAGTCGCACGTCACGGGCTACCCGAACGACCTCCCGGCCGTCACCTACGACTTCCAGGCGCCGCTCGGCGAGTGGGGCCAGGCCCGCCCCTCCTACCACGCCCTGCGCGCGCAGCACCTCTTCCTGGAGGACTGCGGGACGGATCTCGCGGGCATGCCGCTGACGCTGCCCGACGAGCTTCCGCCCGGCCTCGACGACCGCGCGGTCCTGCGCTGGTCGGTCCGCTCGGACGGCGAGCGCGCGTTCCTGTTCGTCAACAACCACCAGCCGCACGAACCGCTGCCCGATCACCACGGCGTACGGTTCACCGTCGAGTTCCCGGGCCGTGCGGTCACCCTCCCGGCCGTGCCCGTCACCGTTCCGTCGGGCGCACACTTCGTGTGGCCCGTGGGCCACGACCTCGGGCGGGGGCTCACGCTGACCTGGGCCGCCGCCCAGCCCGTCACCCGGCTCGACGCCCACGGCACGCCGCTGACCGTCCTGGCCGCGACCGCCGGCATCACACCGCAGCTCGCCCTGCCGCCCGGCACCGCCGTCACCGCGCCGGCGGACACCGCGCACACGGAGGAGACACCGGACGCCACCCTCGTCACCGTGACGCGGCCGGGCAGCCACGCGCTGCTCACCCTGGCGGCGCCGGACGGCGGGACCGTCGCGGTGCTCGTCCTCGACGCCGGGCAGGCCGCGGCCGTCCACCGCGTGCGGTGCGCCGGCGCCGACCGCGTCGCCCTGTGTCCCGACCTGCTCCTGACCGACCCGGTCAGCGGCGACCTCGTCGTCCGCACCGAGGCGGGACGGACGACCGTCGCCCTGTACCCCGCGCCGGCCTCGCTCACCGGCCCGGGGTGCGAGCCGGGTACGCAGGACGGGGTGTTCTTCCGCTGGACCCTGACCGGGCGCGCCGGGACGCGCGCGGCGCGCGTGGAGTGCGTGTCGCCCGACGCGCGCCCGGCGCCGGCGCGGACCGGTGGTCCCGCCGGGCGCGCGTCGGCACCCGACGACGCCGCGTTCGAGCACGCCGCCGTCTTCCGGGTGACCCCGCCCGCCGGTGTCCTGGACGGCGCCGGGGACGCGGACGACACCGCCGAGGTCCTGCTGCGCGTCGCCCTCACCGGCGACGCCGCGCGCGCCTACGTCGACGGGGAACTCGTCGCCGACCACTTCTGGTACGGCCCCGCCTGGGAGATCGGCCTGCGCCGCCACGCGGCGGCGGTGCGCGCCCACGGCGTCGAGATCCGGGTGCTGCCCCTCGCCGCCGGGAGCGCCGTCCACGTCGACCCGTCGGCCCGCGCCGGGCTCGCGGCCGCCCGTACGACGGCCCGCGTCCACGGCGCCACCTGCGTCCCCCTCCACCGCTTCACGCTCCACGCCTCCTGA